The following are from one region of the Stigmatella ashevillena genome:
- a CDS encoding CheR family methyltransferase, translated as MAVKDIDIELRLLLDAIYLKYHYDFRGYAMASLKRRLVQAAERFECRTLSQLQDRLLHEPSTFPMLLDFLTVQVSEMFRDPSYFRSLRERVIPFLSTYPSLKVWVAGCSTGEEVYSLAILLQEEGLLERTLIYATDINTNALQKAEAGVYAVDRIATFTQNHHKSGARSSLSDYYTAAYGNAVFDKSLKAHIVFSDHSLATDSVFAEVQLLSCRNVLIYFNRELQERAIGLFREALCRKGFLGLGSKEFLRFSAHEDAFSEVVRDDRIFQKR; from the coding sequence ATGGCCGTGAAGGACATCGATATCGAGCTGCGGCTCCTGCTCGACGCCATCTACCTGAAGTACCACTACGACTTTCGTGGCTACGCCATGGCTTCGTTGAAGCGCCGCCTGGTGCAGGCCGCGGAGCGCTTCGAGTGCCGCACCCTCTCGCAGCTCCAAGATCGGCTGCTCCACGAGCCTTCGACCTTCCCCATGCTTCTCGACTTCCTCACCGTGCAGGTGAGCGAGATGTTTCGGGATCCCTCCTATTTTCGGTCTCTGCGCGAGCGGGTCATCCCGTTCCTGAGCACCTATCCCTCCCTGAAAGTGTGGGTGGCGGGGTGCAGCACCGGTGAGGAGGTATATTCGCTCGCCATCCTGTTGCAGGAGGAAGGCCTGCTGGAGCGCACGTTGATCTACGCGACGGACATCAACACGAACGCCCTTCAGAAGGCCGAGGCGGGGGTGTACGCCGTGGATCGCATCGCCACCTTCACCCAGAACCACCACAAGTCGGGCGCGCGCAGCTCGCTGTCGGACTACTACACGGCGGCCTACGGGAACGCGGTCTTCGACAAGTCCTTGAAGGCGCACATCGTCTTCTCGGACCACAGCCTCGCCACCGACAGCGTGTTCGCGGAGGTTCAGCTGCTCTCCTGCCGCAATGTCCTCATCTACTTCAACCGAGAGTTGCAGGAGCGCGCCATCGGGCTGTTCCGGGAGGCGCTCTGCCGCAAGGGGTTCTTGGGGTTGGGCTCCAAGGAGTTCCTGCGCTTCTCCGCGCACGAGGATGCCTTCTCGGAAGTGGTTCGAGATGACCGCATCTTTCAGAAAAGGTAG
- a CDS encoding DUF4476 domain-containing protein: MKHILRAALVSSLFASSAVLAQDMNMEMKVHVDENGMPSTQINMQVPDEEGNPQGMRMNSSSTHMEVKVKGDRGAGRRERVEVEEEHQESRRRPPAPEPVYRDCGTQRDPGCSMSRDGQYAMDGETFRGFMKALKSQANEISRQEMTEKMLKRQYLTAIQFGQVLDLFANEISRLEVAKFAAPHVVNPQHALGFSSKWRNSISAEEYTEMISEQ; the protein is encoded by the coding sequence GTGAAACACATTCTGCGTGCCGCCCTGGTGTCTTCCCTGTTCGCCTCATCGGCTGTCCTGGCTCAGGACATGAACATGGAGATGAAAGTCCATGTCGATGAGAACGGCATGCCCTCCACGCAGATCAACATGCAGGTGCCTGACGAAGAGGGCAACCCGCAGGGCATGCGGATGAACAGCTCCAGCACGCACATGGAAGTGAAGGTGAAGGGAGACCGGGGCGCGGGCAGGCGGGAGCGGGTGGAAGTCGAGGAGGAGCACCAGGAGTCGCGCCGCCGTCCCCCCGCGCCGGAGCCCGTGTACCGCGATTGCGGCACGCAGCGGGACCCGGGCTGTAGCATGTCACGCGATGGCCAGTACGCGATGGATGGAGAGACCTTCCGGGGCTTCATGAAGGCGCTCAAGTCGCAGGCCAATGAGATCTCCCGCCAGGAGATGACGGAGAAGATGCTCAAGCGCCAGTACCTCACGGCGATTCAGTTCGGCCAGGTGCTGGACCTGTTCGCCAATGAAATTTCCCGCCTGGAGGTGGCGAAGTTCGCGGCGCCCCACGTGGTCAACCCGCAGCACGCGCTGGGCTTCTCCTCGAAGTGGCGCAATTCGATCTCCGCCGAGGAGTACACGGAGATGATCTCGGAGCAGTAG
- a CDS encoding chemotaxis protein CheB, with protein MDSLDIISRTGVKAQALHGRIEAVVLGVSAGGVDALSILLPALPKDFRPALLIVMHLPRDRPSLLIEIFERKCVLPVREAQDKEPVQPGTVYFAPPDYHLLVDEGPCLSLSADDPVYFSRPSIDVLFESAADIYGSHLAAVILTGANADGARGTAAVREAGGITVAQTPETALAAAMPLAAIARGPIDFILPLEQVARLLRVMGSASGS; from the coding sequence GTGGACTCCTTGGACATCATCAGCCGCACCGGAGTCAAAGCCCAGGCGCTTCACGGCCGCATCGAGGCCGTCGTCCTGGGCGTGTCCGCGGGTGGCGTGGATGCCCTGTCGATCCTGCTTCCTGCCCTTCCGAAGGACTTCCGTCCCGCCCTGCTCATCGTCATGCACCTGCCGCGTGATCGGCCCAGCCTCCTCATCGAGATCTTCGAGCGCAAATGCGTCCTGCCGGTCCGGGAGGCGCAGGACAAGGAGCCGGTGCAGCCCGGGACGGTCTACTTCGCTCCTCCGGACTATCACCTGCTCGTGGATGAGGGGCCTTGCCTGTCGCTCTCGGCGGATGATCCCGTCTATTTCTCCCGCCCGTCCATCGACGTGCTGTTCGAGTCGGCCGCGGACATCTACGGGTCCCACCTGGCGGCCGTCATCCTCACGGGAGCCAACGCCGACGGGGCGCGCGGCACCGCGGCGGTCCGTGAGGCCGGAGGCATCACCGTGGCGCAGACACCCGAAACCGCCCTGGCCGCGGCGATGCCCTTGGCAGCCATTGCCCGGGGGCCCATTGACTTCATTCTCCCGCTGGAACAGGTGGCCCGCTTGCTGCGCGTCATGGGTTCGGCCTCTGGGAGCTGA
- a CDS encoding hybrid sensor histidine kinase/response regulator: MSTSTSTFTRVKCLLVDDLEENLLALGVLLRRDDVEVLQARSGGEALELLLLHDVALAFIDVQMPEMDGFELAELMRGMERTRHVPIIFVTAGVRDQHRLFKGYEAGAVDFLYKPLEPHVLRNKAEVFFQLYRQKQQLAQQLHELTETLRLNEMFTAVLGHDLRNPLSAILTSADLLHRRTADEAVRKTAGRMLSSGKRMGRMIEDVLDLARARLAGGISLKRGETDFGQLVHRMVQEHQAAFPQYRIEVLQEGNLVGDWDSDRLAQVASNLIGNALQHGDAGEPVQIRLDGTHGEFVLFSVANLGAIPPELKSSLFDPFRGGQRQRGRSEGLGLGLYIVQQIILAHQGNVNIQADSGRHTVFQVEIPRQGRDVIKL; the protein is encoded by the coding sequence ATGTCCACGTCTACGTCCACGTTCACACGGGTGAAATGCCTGCTCGTCGATGACCTCGAGGAGAACCTCCTCGCGCTCGGGGTTTTGTTGCGCCGGGATGACGTGGAGGTGCTCCAAGCCCGCTCAGGCGGAGAGGCCCTGGAGTTGCTGCTCCTGCATGACGTGGCCCTGGCATTCATCGACGTGCAGATGCCGGAAATGGACGGCTTCGAGCTGGCCGAACTCATGCGCGGCATGGAGCGCACCCGCCATGTCCCCATCATCTTCGTCACCGCGGGGGTGAGGGATCAGCACCGGCTCTTCAAGGGCTACGAGGCAGGGGCGGTGGACTTTCTCTACAAGCCCCTGGAGCCCCACGTCCTGCGCAACAAGGCGGAGGTCTTCTTCCAGCTCTACCGCCAGAAGCAGCAACTGGCGCAGCAGCTTCACGAGCTCACCGAGACGCTGCGCCTCAACGAGATGTTCACGGCCGTGCTGGGGCATGATCTGCGCAACCCCTTGAGCGCCATCCTGACGTCGGCGGACCTGCTCCATCGCCGCACGGCGGACGAGGCCGTCCGCAAGACGGCGGGCCGCATGCTGTCCAGTGGCAAGCGCATGGGGCGGATGATCGAAGATGTGTTGGATCTGGCGCGGGCGCGGCTCGCGGGAGGAATCAGCCTCAAGCGGGGCGAGACGGACTTCGGGCAGCTGGTCCATCGCATGGTGCAGGAGCACCAGGCGGCGTTTCCCCAGTACCGCATCGAGGTGCTGCAAGAGGGCAACTTGGTGGGCGATTGGGACTCGGACCGCCTCGCTCAGGTGGCCTCCAACCTCATCGGCAATGCCCTCCAGCACGGGGACGCCGGTGAGCCCGTGCAGATCCGACTCGATGGCACGCACGGGGAGTTCGTCCTCTTCTCCGTGGCGAACCTGGGGGCCATTCCGCCCGAGCTGAAGTCCTCCCTGTTCGATCCCTTCCGGGGCGGCCAGCGGCAGCGGGGACGCAGCGAGGGGCTGGGGCTGGGGCTCTACATCGTCCAGCAGATCATCCTCGCGCATCAGGGCAACGTGAACATCCAGGCGGACTCCGGGCGCCACACGGTGTTCCAGGTGGAGATCCCGCGCCAGGGGCGCGATGTCATCAAGTTGTAG
- a CDS encoding DUF7305 domain-containing protein, with protein sequence MSKGLPRRAHGVLWVGVLISAWAGGCTVRDPVARVREEEDAGPGPGEEDGGPPLPEDWVTYCQGSGPPVLVGSGGAGTTVCSAQVAQQAFPYALCTCETLALSAPLRVDAFHGSQGPYTVGERGGALGVNGNLTSDNVVDVGGALSAEGLIRMGFSLSVGGDLHGSGSLMGNGTFSMAQNARVRGNVEVGSLTVGGRLTVPSESILTGPIQAAEVLRQPVEALSPCGCAPAAQVDIAAFVANHERVNHNADIGLEPSALEGFTGSRTLELPCGRFYLNRIAGQGGLTIVAQGRTALFVGEGVSLGEHLAVQVQGPEAELDLFIGGDVAVTGSLLLGGGAKTPRMRVYIAGAGILTLPVDSAIEGHLYAPQVLLRLSGNAEVFGSVFVRRVEASNTALLHHDLDVLNAAGACVSSSTR encoded by the coding sequence ATGAGCAAAGGGTTGCCACGCAGGGCGCACGGAGTCCTCTGGGTGGGGGTGTTGATCAGCGCCTGGGCGGGCGGGTGCACCGTGAGGGATCCGGTGGCGCGTGTGCGGGAAGAAGAGGATGCCGGACCCGGCCCGGGGGAGGAGGATGGCGGCCCGCCCCTTCCCGAGGACTGGGTGACGTACTGCCAGGGCAGCGGTCCTCCGGTGCTGGTGGGCAGCGGTGGGGCGGGGACGACCGTGTGCAGCGCGCAGGTGGCTCAGCAAGCGTTTCCCTATGCCCTGTGCACCTGTGAAACGCTCGCGCTGAGTGCCCCGTTGCGGGTGGACGCGTTCCATGGCTCTCAGGGGCCCTACACGGTGGGGGAACGCGGCGGGGCGCTGGGGGTGAACGGCAACCTGACGTCCGACAACGTGGTGGATGTGGGAGGGGCGCTGAGCGCCGAGGGGCTCATCCGGATGGGCTTCTCGCTCTCGGTGGGAGGAGACCTGCACGGCAGCGGCTCGCTCATGGGCAATGGCACCTTCTCCATGGCGCAGAACGCCCGGGTCCGGGGCAACGTGGAGGTGGGCTCCTTGACGGTGGGAGGCCGCCTCACCGTGCCCTCCGAGTCCATCCTCACCGGCCCCATCCAGGCCGCCGAGGTGTTGCGGCAACCGGTGGAGGCCCTCTCTCCCTGTGGCTGTGCGCCGGCGGCTCAGGTGGACATCGCGGCCTTCGTCGCGAACCACGAACGTGTGAACCACAACGCGGACATCGGCTTGGAGCCGTCGGCGCTGGAGGGTTTTACCGGCTCCCGGACGCTGGAGCTTCCCTGTGGCCGGTTCTATTTGAACCGCATCGCGGGACAAGGCGGCCTGACGATCGTGGCCCAAGGCCGGACAGCGCTCTTCGTGGGAGAAGGGGTCAGCCTGGGCGAGCACCTCGCGGTGCAGGTGCAAGGCCCCGAGGCCGAGTTGGATCTCTTCATCGGAGGCGATGTGGCGGTGACGGGATCGCTGCTCCTCGGAGGGGGCGCCAAGACGCCCCGGATGCGCGTCTACATCGCGGGGGCGGGCATCCTCACCCTCCCGGTGGACAGCGCCATCGAAGGCCATTTGTATGCGCCCCAAGTGCTTCTGCGCCTGAGCGGCAATGCGGAAGTCTTTGGCTCGGTGTTTGTGCGCCGCGTCGAGGCGTCGAACACGGCCCTGCTCCACCATGATCTCGACGTGCTCAACGCGGCGGGCGCGTGTGTGTCGTCTTCGACCCGTTGA
- a CDS encoding response regulator, with the protein MKASPPSGVQPLGVSRFGPLLPPAIFAGFVVAALAVLLIAVLSYRSLQDRLSTGEMVTHTLEVVERLEALLSLVKDAETGQRGFLLTGADSYMEPYSSAEASIPGQLKYLQELLSDNARQQIRLVEVERLIADKMRELNETIRLHREGKSAAALTLVRTDKGKVLMDRIRETVEEMEKEERGLLSTRNRELQQSATNALLITWAGSLLLLVLIGVAGYMTSRDFRARSIQSWLQSGQAALSGRMQGDQRLAQLGENVLQFLAGYLNAQVAAIYLAEPMGTFRRFAGYALPAGFDARNETLRPGEGLLGQAIRERRVFHLRDVPEGYLPISSSLGRGSPRQLLVVPAQVDGGVNAVVELGFLHAVHPSDLEFLQRVSESIGIAVRSAHDRTRLEELLEETQRQTEELQAQQEELRVSNEEIEEQSRVLRESQARMESQQAELEQTNVQLEEQTQLLAKQKDDLTNAQGTLEQKAVELERTSRYKSEFLANMSHELRTPLNSSLILAKLLADNKEGNLTGEQVKFAQTISSAGNDLLALINDILDLSRIEAGKVEVQPEVVILRRTVEALLRTFQPVAQERKLGFSITVQEDVVEKLETDPQRFGQILRNLLSNAFKFTEKGEVSLRVFPSGPGKVGFAVRDTGIGIAPHQQGLIFEAFRQADGSTHRKYGGSGLGLSISRDLARLLGGEVTVQSQPGEGSTFTLTLPVVFSRAGSPTEGMSAPGGASAFAGAPQGRPAPAPAMALSTPPPTAPLEPARLEPARLEPARLESAGLEDDRERISADSRVILVAEDDMRFAAILRDLARELGFLCIVTGTGGTALTAALSYRPSAILLDMNLPDHSGLAVLDQLKRNAKTRHIPVHVVSVADYSREALELGAVGYALKPVKREQLVEAFHKLETKFSQGLRRVLVLEDDERQREGLQRLLESEDVEIVGVATAGEALQQLQQHTFDCMVMDLHLPDLSGDELLEKMALQEDVSFPPVIVYTGHSLTRDEEQRLRRFSRSIIIKGVRSPERLLDEVALFLHQVESKMPPERQRMLQVARDREAALEGRRILVVEDDVRNVFALSSVLEPRGAKVEIARNGREALEFLTRSMAQPAKSVDLVLMDIMMPEMDGITAMREIRKRSEWSKLPIIALTAKAMRDDQEKCLAAGANDYIAKPLDVEKLLSLIRVWMPK; encoded by the coding sequence ATGAAGGCAAGCCCCCCGTCCGGCGTTCAGCCCTTGGGCGTGTCGCGGTTTGGCCCCCTGCTGCCACCCGCGATCTTCGCGGGCTTCGTGGTGGCGGCCCTGGCGGTGTTGCTCATCGCGGTGCTCTCGTACCGCTCCCTCCAGGACCGGCTGAGCACCGGGGAGATGGTCACCCATACGCTGGAAGTCGTCGAACGGCTCGAGGCCCTGCTGTCCTTGGTGAAGGATGCCGAGACCGGCCAGCGCGGCTTCTTGCTGACGGGCGCGGATTCCTACATGGAGCCCTACTCCAGTGCCGAGGCCTCGATTCCCGGCCAGCTCAAGTACTTGCAGGAGTTGCTGTCGGACAACGCGCGTCAGCAGATCCGGCTGGTGGAGGTCGAGCGCCTCATCGCTGACAAGATGAGGGAGTTGAACGAGACCATCAGGCTCCATCGCGAGGGGAAATCCGCGGCGGCGCTGACCTTGGTTCGCACTGACAAGGGCAAGGTGCTGATGGATCGCATCCGGGAAACCGTCGAGGAGATGGAGAAGGAGGAGCGTGGCCTTCTTTCCACACGCAACCGCGAACTCCAGCAATCGGCGACGAACGCCCTGCTCATCACCTGGGCAGGCTCGCTGCTGCTGCTCGTCCTCATCGGGGTGGCGGGGTACATGACGTCCCGCGATTTCCGGGCCCGCTCCATTCAGTCGTGGTTGCAGTCGGGCCAGGCGGCCTTGAGCGGGCGGATGCAGGGCGATCAACGCCTGGCGCAGCTGGGCGAGAACGTCCTCCAGTTTCTGGCGGGGTACCTCAATGCCCAGGTGGCGGCCATCTATCTGGCGGAGCCCATGGGCACCTTCCGCCGCTTCGCGGGCTATGCCCTGCCTGCTGGATTCGACGCGCGGAACGAGACGCTCCGCCCAGGAGAGGGGTTGCTGGGCCAGGCCATCCGGGAGCGGCGCGTCTTCCACCTGCGCGATGTCCCCGAGGGCTACCTGCCCATCTCCTCCAGCCTGGGCCGGGGCTCCCCCCGGCAGCTGCTGGTGGTGCCGGCGCAGGTGGATGGCGGGGTCAACGCGGTGGTGGAGCTGGGCTTCCTTCACGCGGTCCACCCATCGGATCTGGAGTTTCTCCAGCGGGTCTCGGAGTCCATTGGCATCGCCGTGCGTTCAGCCCATGACCGCACCCGGCTGGAGGAGCTGCTGGAGGAGACGCAGCGGCAGACAGAAGAGCTCCAGGCCCAGCAGGAGGAGCTGCGGGTCTCCAACGAGGAGATCGAAGAGCAGAGCCGCGTGCTCAGGGAGTCCCAGGCCCGGATGGAGTCCCAGCAGGCGGAGCTCGAGCAGACCAACGTCCAGTTGGAAGAGCAGACGCAGCTCTTGGCGAAGCAGAAGGATGACCTCACGAACGCCCAGGGGACGCTGGAGCAGAAGGCGGTGGAGCTGGAGCGGACCAGCCGGTACAAGTCCGAGTTCCTGGCCAACATGAGCCACGAGCTGCGCACGCCCCTCAACAGCTCGCTCATCCTCGCGAAGCTCCTGGCGGACAACAAGGAGGGCAACCTCACCGGAGAGCAGGTGAAGTTCGCGCAGACCATCTCCTCGGCGGGCAATGACTTGCTCGCCCTCATCAACGACATCCTGGACCTGTCGCGCATCGAGGCCGGGAAGGTGGAGGTGCAGCCCGAGGTGGTCATCCTCCGGCGCACCGTCGAGGCGCTCCTGCGGACCTTCCAGCCCGTGGCCCAGGAGAGGAAGCTCGGTTTCTCCATCACCGTCCAGGAGGACGTGGTCGAGAAGCTGGAGACGGATCCCCAGCGGTTCGGGCAGATCCTGCGCAACCTGCTCTCCAACGCCTTCAAGTTCACGGAGAAGGGAGAGGTCTCCCTCCGCGTCTTCCCCTCGGGGCCCGGCAAGGTGGGCTTCGCCGTCCGGGACACGGGCATCGGCATCGCCCCTCACCAGCAGGGGTTGATCTTCGAGGCCTTCCGTCAGGCGGACGGAAGCACCCATCGCAAGTACGGCGGCTCGGGGCTGGGCCTGTCCATTTCGAGGGATCTGGCACGCCTGCTGGGCGGAGAAGTCACCGTGCAGAGCCAGCCAGGGGAGGGCAGCACCTTCACCCTCACCTTGCCCGTGGTGTTCTCCCGCGCGGGCTCACCCACCGAGGGGATGTCCGCGCCGGGCGGGGCCTCTGCGTTTGCTGGGGCACCGCAAGGGCGACCTGCTCCTGCTCCCGCGATGGCCTTGTCCACCCCTCCGCCCACGGCCCCCTTGGAACCGGCTCGGCTGGAACCGGCTCGGCTGGAGCCGGCTCGGCTGGAGTCGGCCGGGTTGGAGGATGACCGGGAGCGGATCTCCGCGGACTCACGCGTCATCCTCGTTGCCGAGGATGACATGCGCTTCGCGGCCATCTTGAGAGATCTGGCGCGCGAGCTGGGCTTCCTGTGCATCGTCACGGGCACGGGAGGCACGGCCTTGACGGCGGCGCTCTCCTACCGGCCGAGCGCCATCCTCCTGGACATGAACCTGCCAGACCACTCGGGACTGGCGGTGCTGGACCAGCTCAAACGCAACGCCAAGACGCGGCATATTCCCGTCCATGTCGTCTCGGTGGCGGACTACTCGCGGGAGGCCTTGGAGCTGGGCGCCGTGGGCTATGCGCTGAAGCCCGTGAAGCGCGAGCAGCTCGTGGAGGCCTTCCACAAGCTGGAGACGAAGTTCTCCCAGGGGCTGCGGCGCGTGCTCGTGCTCGAGGACGATGAGCGGCAGCGTGAGGGCCTCCAGCGGCTCCTGGAGAGCGAGGACGTCGAGATTGTCGGCGTGGCCACGGCGGGTGAAGCCCTCCAGCAGCTTCAGCAGCACACCTTCGATTGCATGGTGATGGATCTGCACCTGCCGGACCTGAGCGGCGATGAGCTTCTCGAGAAGATGGCACTCCAGGAAGACGTCTCGTTCCCTCCGGTCATCGTCTACACGGGCCACTCCTTGACGCGGGACGAGGAGCAGCGGCTGCGGCGCTTCTCCCGCTCCATCATCATCAAGGGGGTGCGCTCCCCGGAGCGCCTCCTCGACGAAGTCGCCCTGTTTCTCCACCAGGTGGAATCCAAGATGCCGCCGGAGCGGCAGCGGATGCTTCAGGTGGCGCGCGACCGGGAGGCGGCCCTGGAGGGCCGGCGCATCCTCGTGGTGGAGGATGACGTGCGCAACGTCTTTGCCCTCTCGAGCGTGCTGGAGCCCCGGGGGGCCAAAGTGGAGATTGCCCGCAACGGCCGGGAGGCCCTGGAGTTTCTCACGCGCAGCATGGCCCAGCCCGCGAAGTCCGTGGACCTCGTGCTCATGGACATCATGATGCCGGAGATGGATGGGATTACGGCCATGCGCGAGATTCGCAAGCGCTCCGAATGGTCCAAGTTGCCCATCATCGCCCTGACCGCGAAGGCCATGCGGGATGACCAGGAGAAGTGTCTCGCCGCGGGGGCCAACGACTACATCGCCAAGCCCTTGGATGTGGAGAAGCTCCTGTCCCTGATTCGCGTGTGGATGCCGAAGTAG
- a CDS encoding CotH kinase family protein, producing MRHLRLSLLPLLALLYGCDGSDSGSRPPYTNEPPLVENPAPVTPVTPPVLPDPMGPVAPPPPPEPPPPPPEPPPPPPPELQRRFELPPVQTALPEYELLIPPEAMQKFEADPWTPEQDALFVSGGKTYPVKVRLRGASARFFVKKSWNVSFEKNLPFQGRTSLNLVAEYADATLLAEKMSYDLLAALRVPAPKATFVRVKVNGVYQGPFLDIEQVNKGFLAAHDFSDDDASIYRCGWKDCEFKTVKVPYQGNWVKKTNEKETDNALPTVLDLINHTPEPQFVSTLEQNLEVEGFLRSMVLDALMSNNYVEDSESYFIHDRVTKRWVYVPWDLNNVDARWWHESTLGNRPLVNHPLFPFTLTDAWTQKMYDRRKNEPSYPGYLPVFSNLGTRVVTNPELNARLTARLRKALDEVFTSEVMNPYIDSLHALVNAAMKEDPFMDYAKFAEGRTFMHTFVAQRRQFILAELARYSALKPTLVIEEFDPRAGVIVLGNRGSQSISLEGKLLTTQLRRSLPGLVSPPTGTILPSSTLAPGETRRFTAAELGLSFPEKGEIGLFDGTRVVGVFDLLFYGPLPYGQRYTRGATGWEAH from the coding sequence ATGAGACACCTGCGACTTTCTCTACTCCCTCTTCTGGCGCTCCTCTATGGCTGTGATGGCAGTGACTCCGGAAGCCGCCCGCCCTATACGAACGAGCCGCCTCTCGTAGAGAACCCAGCGCCGGTGACGCCGGTCACACCGCCCGTGCTTCCGGATCCCATGGGCCCCGTGGCGCCGCCGCCTCCTCCCGAGCCGCCGCCTCCTCCTCCCGAGCCACCACCGCCGCCACCGCCAGAGCTTCAGCGCCGCTTCGAGTTGCCGCCGGTGCAAACGGCCCTGCCGGAGTACGAGCTGCTCATCCCGCCCGAGGCGATGCAGAAGTTCGAGGCCGACCCGTGGACACCCGAGCAGGATGCGCTCTTCGTGAGCGGAGGGAAGACGTACCCCGTGAAGGTCCGCCTGAGGGGGGCCTCTGCCCGCTTCTTCGTCAAGAAGAGCTGGAACGTGAGCTTCGAGAAGAACCTCCCGTTCCAGGGACGCACCTCGCTCAACCTCGTGGCCGAGTATGCCGATGCCACCCTGCTCGCGGAGAAGATGAGCTACGACTTGCTGGCCGCCCTGCGCGTACCCGCCCCGAAAGCCACCTTCGTCCGCGTCAAGGTGAACGGTGTGTACCAGGGGCCCTTCCTCGACATCGAACAGGTGAACAAGGGCTTCCTCGCGGCGCATGACTTCAGCGACGACGACGCCTCCATCTACCGCTGCGGCTGGAAGGACTGCGAGTTCAAGACCGTCAAGGTTCCCTACCAGGGCAACTGGGTGAAGAAGACGAACGAGAAGGAAACCGACAACGCGCTCCCCACCGTCCTGGACCTCATCAACCACACGCCCGAGCCCCAGTTCGTCTCCACGCTGGAGCAGAACCTGGAGGTGGAGGGGTTCCTGCGCTCCATGGTGCTGGATGCCCTGATGTCCAACAACTACGTGGAGGACTCAGAGAGCTACTTCATCCATGACCGGGTGACGAAGCGCTGGGTCTATGTTCCCTGGGACTTGAACAACGTGGACGCGCGCTGGTGGCACGAGAGCACGCTCGGCAACCGGCCGCTGGTCAACCACCCCCTCTTCCCGTTCACCCTCACGGATGCGTGGACGCAGAAGATGTACGACCGGCGCAAGAACGAGCCGAGCTACCCCGGCTACCTGCCGGTCTTCTCCAACCTGGGCACCCGCGTGGTGACGAACCCCGAGCTGAACGCGCGGCTCACCGCCCGCCTCCGCAAGGCGCTGGACGAAGTCTTCACCTCGGAGGTGATGAACCCCTACATCGACTCGCTCCACGCGCTGGTGAATGCCGCCATGAAGGAGGATCCGTTCATGGACTACGCGAAGTTCGCCGAGGGGCGCACCTTCATGCACACCTTCGTCGCCCAGCGCCGGCAGTTCATCCTCGCCGAGCTGGCGCGCTACAGCGCCCTGAAGCCCACCCTCGTCATCGAGGAGTTTGACCCCCGCGCGGGTGTCATCGTCCTCGGCAACCGGGGCTCCCAGAGCATCTCCCTGGAGGGCAAGCTGCTGACCACCCAGTTGCGCCGGAGCCTCCCGGGCCTGGTGAGTCCCCCCACGGGCACGATCCTCCCCAGCAGCACACTGGCCCCTGGGGAGACCCGGCGCTTCACCGCCGCCGAGTTGGGGCTGAGCTTCCCCGAGAAGGGGGAGATCGGCCTGTTCGATGGCACCCGCGTGGTGGGCGTGTTCGACCTGCTCTTCTATGGGCCCCTGCCCTACGGCCAGCGCTACACGCGCGGCGCGACGGGGTGGGAAGCCCACTGA